In one window of Acanthochromis polyacanthus isolate Apoly-LR-REF ecotype Palm Island chromosome 8, KAUST_Apoly_ChrSc, whole genome shotgun sequence DNA:
- the tpm1 gene encoding tropomyosin alpha-1 chain isoform X1, with protein MDAIKKKMQMLKLDKENALDRAEQAESDKKAAEDRSKQLEDDLVALQKKLKGTEDELDKYSEALKDAQEKLELAEKKATDAEGDVASLNRRIQLVEEELDRAQERLATALTKLEEAEKAADESERGMKVIENRAMKDEEKMELQEIQLKEAKHIAEEADRKYEEVARKLVIIEGDLERTEERAELSEGKCSELEEELKTVTNNLKSLEAQAEKYSQKEDKYEEEIKVLTDKLKEAETRAEFAERSVAKLEKTIDDLEDELYAQKLKYKAISEELDHALNDMTSISPLPATREKPPTQ; from the exons ATGGATGCCATCAAGAAGAAGATGCAGATGCTCAAGCTCGACAAGGAGAATGCCTTGGACAGAGCTGAGCAGGCCGAGTCAGACAAGAAAGCAGCTGAGGACAGAAGCAAACAG CTTGAGGACGATTTGGTAGCTCTGCAGAAGAAGCTGAAGGGAACTGAGGATGAGTTGGACAAGTACTCTGAGGCTCTTAAAGATGCCCAGGAGAAACTTGAGCTGGCTGAGAAGAAAGCCACCGAT GCTGAGGGAGATGTCGCTTCCCTTAACAGACGTATCCAGCTGGTTGAGGAGGAGTTGGATCGTGCTCAGGAGCGTCTTGCCACAGCTCTGACCAAGCTGGAGGAGGCTGAGAAGGCCGCAGATGAGAGCGAGAG AGGCATGAAGGTCATTGAGAACAGGGCCATGAAGGACGAGGAGAAGATGGAGCTGCAGGAGATCCAGCTCAAAGAGGCCAAACACATCGCTGAGGAGGCTGACCGCAAATATGAGGAG GTCGCCCGTAAGCTGGTCATCATTGAGGGTGATCTTGAGCGTACAGAGGAGCGCGCTGAGCTGTCAGAAGG CAAATGCTCTGAGCTTGAGGAAGAGTTGAAAACTGTGACCAACAACCTGAAGTCACTGGAGGCCCAGGCTGAGAAG TACTCACAGAAGGAGGACAAGTATGAGGAGGAGATCAAGGTCCTCACTGATAAGCTGAAGGAG GCTGAGACTCGTGCTGAGTTCGCTGAGAGATCAGTAGCCAAGCTTGAGAAGACCATTGATGACTTGGAAG ATGAGTTGTATGCCCAGAAACTGAAGTACAAGGCCATCAGCGAGGAGCTGGACCACGCCCTCAACGACATGACTTCCAT
- the tpm1 gene encoding tropomyosin alpha-1 chain isoform X6 has product MDAIKKKMQMLKLDKENALDRAEQAESDKKAAEDRSKQLEDDLVALQKKLKGTEDELDKYSEALKDAQEKLELAEKKATDAEGDVASLNRRIQLVEEELDRAQERLATALTKLEEAEKAADESERGMKVIENRAMKDEEKMELQEIQLKEAKHIAEEADRKYEEVARKLVIIEGDLERTEERAELSEGKCSELEEELKTVTNNLKSLEAQAEKYSQKEDKYEEEIKVLTDKLKEAETRAEFAERSVAKLEKTIDDLEDHLYRQLEKNRLLNNELRVALNED; this is encoded by the exons ATGGATGCCATCAAGAAGAAGATGCAGATGCTCAAGCTCGACAAGGAGAATGCCTTGGACAGAGCTGAGCAGGCCGAGTCAGACAAGAAAGCAGCTGAGGACAGAAGCAAACAG CTTGAGGACGATTTGGTAGCTCTGCAGAAGAAGCTGAAGGGAACTGAGGATGAGTTGGACAAGTACTCTGAGGCTCTTAAAGATGCCCAGGAGAAACTTGAGCTGGCTGAGAAGAAAGCCACCGAT GCTGAGGGAGATGTCGCTTCCCTTAACAGACGTATCCAGCTGGTTGAGGAGGAGTTGGATCGTGCTCAGGAGCGTCTTGCCACAGCTCTGACCAAGCTGGAGGAGGCTGAGAAGGCCGCAGATGAGAGCGAGAG AGGCATGAAGGTCATTGAGAACAGGGCCATGAAGGACGAGGAGAAGATGGAGCTGCAGGAGATCCAGCTCAAAGAGGCCAAACACATCGCTGAGGAGGCTGACCGCAAATATGAGGAG GTCGCCCGTAAGCTGGTCATCATTGAGGGTGATCTTGAGCGTACAGAGGAGCGCGCTGAGCTGTCAGAAGG CAAATGCTCTGAGCTTGAGGAAGAGTTGAAAACTGTGACCAACAACCTGAAGTCACTGGAGGCCCAGGCTGAGAAG TACTCACAGAAGGAGGACAAGTATGAGGAGGAGATCAAGGTCCTCACTGATAAGCTGAAGGAG GCTGAGACTCGTGCTGAGTTCGCTGAGAGATCAGTAGCCAAGCTTGAGAAGACCATTGATGACTTGGAAG
- the tpm1 gene encoding tropomyosin alpha-1 chain isoform X7, protein MDAIKKKMQMLKLDKENALDRAEQAESDKKAAEDRSKQLEDEIREMEKKLRVTEDERDKVFEEFQTAEEKLLTAEEVATKAEGDVASLNRRIQLVEEELDRAQERLATALTKLEEAEKAADESERGMKVIENRAMKDEEKMELQEIQLKEAKHIAEEADRKYEEVARKLVIIEGDLERTEERAELSEGKCSELEEELKTVTNNLKSLEAQAEKYSQKEDKYEEEIKVLTDKLKEAETRAEFAERSVAKLEKTIDDLEDHLYRQLEKNRLLNNELRVALNED, encoded by the exons ATGGATGCCATCAAGAAGAAGATGCAGATGCTCAAGCTCGACAAGGAGAATGCCTTGGACAGAGCTGAGCAGGCCGAGTCAGACAAGAAAGCAGCTGAGGACAGAAGCAAACAG TTAGAGGACGAAATAAGAGAGATGGAAAAGAAATTGCGTGTTACTGAAGACGAAAGAGATAAAGTGTTTGAGGAGTTCCAAACTGCTGAGGAAAAACTTCTGACTGCTGAGGAAGTCGCCACCAAG GCTGAGGGAGATGTCGCTTCCCTTAACAGACGTATCCAGCTGGTTGAGGAGGAGTTGGATCGTGCTCAGGAGCGTCTTGCCACAGCTCTGACCAAGCTGGAGGAGGCTGAGAAGGCCGCAGATGAGAGCGAGAG AGGCATGAAGGTCATTGAGAACAGGGCCATGAAGGACGAGGAGAAGATGGAGCTGCAGGAGATCCAGCTCAAAGAGGCCAAACACATCGCTGAGGAGGCTGACCGCAAATATGAGGAG GTCGCCCGTAAGCTGGTCATCATTGAGGGTGATCTTGAGCGTACAGAGGAGCGCGCTGAGCTGTCAGAAGG CAAATGCTCTGAGCTTGAGGAAGAGTTGAAAACTGTGACCAACAACCTGAAGTCACTGGAGGCCCAGGCTGAGAAG TACTCACAGAAGGAGGACAAGTATGAGGAGGAGATCAAGGTCCTCACTGATAAGCTGAAGGAG GCTGAGACTCGTGCTGAGTTCGCTGAGAGATCAGTAGCCAAGCTTGAGAAGACCATTGATGACTTGGAAG
- the tpm1 gene encoding tropomyosin alpha-1 chain isoform X10, which produces MAGATSLEAVKRKIKTLQDQADGAEERAERLQRELLEQRKAREQAEGDVASLNRRIQLVEEELDRAQERLATALTKLEEAEKAADESERGMKVIENRAMKDEEKMELQEIQLKEAKHIAEEADRKYEEVARKLVIIEGDLERTEERAELSEGKCSELEEELKTVTNNLKSLEAQAEKYSQKEDKYEEEIKVLTDKLKEAETRAEFAERSVAKLEKTIDDLEDELYAQKLKYKAISEELDHALNDMTSM; this is translated from the exons atggccGGAGCTACGTCGTTGGAGGCAGTCAAACGAAAAATCAAAACCTTACAAGATCAGGCAGACGGTGCTGAAGAGAGAGCCGAGAGGTTACAGAGGGAGTTGCTTGAGCAGAGGAAAGCCAGGGAACAA GCTGAGGGAGATGTCGCTTCCCTTAACAGACGTATCCAGCTGGTTGAGGAGGAGTTGGATCGTGCTCAGGAGCGTCTTGCCACAGCTCTGACCAAGCTGGAGGAGGCTGAGAAGGCCGCAGATGAGAGCGAGAG AGGCATGAAGGTCATTGAGAACAGGGCCATGAAGGACGAGGAGAAGATGGAGCTGCAGGAGATCCAGCTCAAAGAGGCCAAACACATCGCTGAGGAGGCTGACCGCAAATATGAGGAG GTCGCCCGTAAGCTGGTCATCATTGAGGGTGATCTTGAGCGTACAGAGGAGCGCGCTGAGCTGTCAGAAGG CAAATGCTCTGAGCTTGAGGAAGAGTTGAAAACTGTGACCAACAACCTGAAGTCACTGGAGGCCCAGGCTGAGAAG TACTCACAGAAGGAGGACAAGTATGAGGAGGAGATCAAGGTCCTCACTGATAAGCTGAAGGAG GCTGAGACTCGTGCTGAGTTCGCTGAGAGATCAGTAGCCAAGCTTGAGAAGACCATTGATGACTTGGAAG ATGAGTTGTATGCCCAGAAACTGAAGTACAAGGCCATCAGCGAGGAGCTGGACCACGCCCTCAACGACATGACTTCCATGTAA
- the tpm1 gene encoding tropomyosin alpha-1 chain isoform X8 — translation MAGATSLEAVKRKIKTLQDQADGAEERAERLQRELLEQRKAREQAEGDVASLNRRIQLVEEELDRAQERLATALTKLEEAEKAADESERGMKVIENRAMKDEEKMELQEIQLKEAKHIAEEADRKYEEVARKLVIIEGDLERTEERAELSEGKCSELEEELKTVTNNLKSLEAQAEKYSQKEDKYEEEIKVLTDKLKEAETRAEFAERSVAKLEKTIDDLEDELYAQKLKYKAISEELDHALNDMTSISPLPATREKPPTQ, via the exons atggccGGAGCTACGTCGTTGGAGGCAGTCAAACGAAAAATCAAAACCTTACAAGATCAGGCAGACGGTGCTGAAGAGAGAGCCGAGAGGTTACAGAGGGAGTTGCTTGAGCAGAGGAAAGCCAGGGAACAA GCTGAGGGAGATGTCGCTTCCCTTAACAGACGTATCCAGCTGGTTGAGGAGGAGTTGGATCGTGCTCAGGAGCGTCTTGCCACAGCTCTGACCAAGCTGGAGGAGGCTGAGAAGGCCGCAGATGAGAGCGAGAG AGGCATGAAGGTCATTGAGAACAGGGCCATGAAGGACGAGGAGAAGATGGAGCTGCAGGAGATCCAGCTCAAAGAGGCCAAACACATCGCTGAGGAGGCTGACCGCAAATATGAGGAG GTCGCCCGTAAGCTGGTCATCATTGAGGGTGATCTTGAGCGTACAGAGGAGCGCGCTGAGCTGTCAGAAGG CAAATGCTCTGAGCTTGAGGAAGAGTTGAAAACTGTGACCAACAACCTGAAGTCACTGGAGGCCCAGGCTGAGAAG TACTCACAGAAGGAGGACAAGTATGAGGAGGAGATCAAGGTCCTCACTGATAAGCTGAAGGAG GCTGAGACTCGTGCTGAGTTCGCTGAGAGATCAGTAGCCAAGCTTGAGAAGACCATTGATGACTTGGAAG ATGAGTTGTATGCCCAGAAACTGAAGTACAAGGCCATCAGCGAGGAGCTGGACCACGCCCTCAACGACATGACTTCCAT
- the tpm1 gene encoding tropomyosin alpha-1 chain isoform X11, translated as MAGATSLEAVKRKIKTLQDQADGAEERAERLQRELLEQRKAREQAEGDVASLNRRIQLVEEELDRAQERLATALTKLEEAEKAADESERGMKVIENRAMKDEEKMELQEIQLKEAKHIAEEADRKYEEVARKLVIIEGDLERTEERAELSEGKCSELEEELKTVTNNLKSLEAQAEKYSQKEDKYEEEIKVLTDKLKEAETRAEFAERSVAKLEKTIDDLEDHLYRQLEKNRLLNNELRVALNED; from the exons atggccGGAGCTACGTCGTTGGAGGCAGTCAAACGAAAAATCAAAACCTTACAAGATCAGGCAGACGGTGCTGAAGAGAGAGCCGAGAGGTTACAGAGGGAGTTGCTTGAGCAGAGGAAAGCCAGGGAACAA GCTGAGGGAGATGTCGCTTCCCTTAACAGACGTATCCAGCTGGTTGAGGAGGAGTTGGATCGTGCTCAGGAGCGTCTTGCCACAGCTCTGACCAAGCTGGAGGAGGCTGAGAAGGCCGCAGATGAGAGCGAGAG AGGCATGAAGGTCATTGAGAACAGGGCCATGAAGGACGAGGAGAAGATGGAGCTGCAGGAGATCCAGCTCAAAGAGGCCAAACACATCGCTGAGGAGGCTGACCGCAAATATGAGGAG GTCGCCCGTAAGCTGGTCATCATTGAGGGTGATCTTGAGCGTACAGAGGAGCGCGCTGAGCTGTCAGAAGG CAAATGCTCTGAGCTTGAGGAAGAGTTGAAAACTGTGACCAACAACCTGAAGTCACTGGAGGCCCAGGCTGAGAAG TACTCACAGAAGGAGGACAAGTATGAGGAGGAGATCAAGGTCCTCACTGATAAGCTGAAGGAG GCTGAGACTCGTGCTGAGTTCGCTGAGAGATCAGTAGCCAAGCTTGAGAAGACCATTGATGACTTGGAAG
- the tpm1 gene encoding tropomyosin alpha-1 chain isoform X4, giving the protein MDAIKKKMQMLKLDKENALDRAEQAESDKKAAEDRSKQLEDEIREMEKKLRVTEDERDKVFEEFQTAEEKLLTAEEVATKAEGDVASLNRRIQLVEEELDRAQERLATALTKLEEAEKAADESERGMKVIENRAMKDEEKMELQEIQLKEAKHIAEEADRKYEEVARKLVIIEGDLERTEERAELSEGKCSELEEELKTVTNNLKSLEAQAEKYSQKEDKYEEEIKVLTDKLKEAETRAEFAERSVAKLEKTIDDLEEKLSHAKEENLDMHQMLDQTLMELNNL; this is encoded by the exons ATGGATGCCATCAAGAAGAAGATGCAGATGCTCAAGCTCGACAAGGAGAATGCCTTGGACAGAGCTGAGCAGGCCGAGTCAGACAAGAAAGCAGCTGAGGACAGAAGCAAACAG TTAGAGGACGAAATAAGAGAGATGGAAAAGAAATTGCGTGTTACTGAAGACGAAAGAGATAAAGTGTTTGAGGAGTTCCAAACTGCTGAGGAAAAACTTCTGACTGCTGAGGAAGTCGCCACCAAG GCTGAGGGAGATGTCGCTTCCCTTAACAGACGTATCCAGCTGGTTGAGGAGGAGTTGGATCGTGCTCAGGAGCGTCTTGCCACAGCTCTGACCAAGCTGGAGGAGGCTGAGAAGGCCGCAGATGAGAGCGAGAG AGGCATGAAGGTCATTGAGAACAGGGCCATGAAGGACGAGGAGAAGATGGAGCTGCAGGAGATCCAGCTCAAAGAGGCCAAACACATCGCTGAGGAGGCTGACCGCAAATATGAGGAG GTCGCCCGTAAGCTGGTCATCATTGAGGGTGATCTTGAGCGTACAGAGGAGCGCGCTGAGCTGTCAGAAGG CAAATGCTCTGAGCTTGAGGAAGAGTTGAAAACTGTGACCAACAACCTGAAGTCACTGGAGGCCCAGGCTGAGAAG TACTCACAGAAGGAGGACAAGTATGAGGAGGAGATCAAGGTCCTCACTGATAAGCTGAAGGAG GCTGAGACTCGTGCTGAGTTCGCTGAGAGATCAGTAGCCAAGCTTGAGAAGACCATTGATGACTTGGAAG
- the tpm1 gene encoding tropomyosin alpha-1 chain isoform X3 — MDAIKKKMQMLKLDKENALDRAEQAESDKKAAEDRSKQLEDDLVALQKKLKGTEDELDKYSEALKDAQEKLELAEKKATDAEGDVASLNRRIQLVEEELDRAQERLATALTKLEEAEKAADESERGMKVIENRAMKDEEKMELQEIQLKEAKHIAEEADRKYEEVARKLVIIEGDLERTEERAELSEGKCSELEEELKTVTNNLKSLEAQAEKYSQKEDKYEEEIKVLTDKLKEAETRAEFAERSVAKLEKTIDDLEEKLSHAKEENLDMHQMLDQTLMELNNL; from the exons ATGGATGCCATCAAGAAGAAGATGCAGATGCTCAAGCTCGACAAGGAGAATGCCTTGGACAGAGCTGAGCAGGCCGAGTCAGACAAGAAAGCAGCTGAGGACAGAAGCAAACAG CTTGAGGACGATTTGGTAGCTCTGCAGAAGAAGCTGAAGGGAACTGAGGATGAGTTGGACAAGTACTCTGAGGCTCTTAAAGATGCCCAGGAGAAACTTGAGCTGGCTGAGAAGAAAGCCACCGAT GCTGAGGGAGATGTCGCTTCCCTTAACAGACGTATCCAGCTGGTTGAGGAGGAGTTGGATCGTGCTCAGGAGCGTCTTGCCACAGCTCTGACCAAGCTGGAGGAGGCTGAGAAGGCCGCAGATGAGAGCGAGAG AGGCATGAAGGTCATTGAGAACAGGGCCATGAAGGACGAGGAGAAGATGGAGCTGCAGGAGATCCAGCTCAAAGAGGCCAAACACATCGCTGAGGAGGCTGACCGCAAATATGAGGAG GTCGCCCGTAAGCTGGTCATCATTGAGGGTGATCTTGAGCGTACAGAGGAGCGCGCTGAGCTGTCAGAAGG CAAATGCTCTGAGCTTGAGGAAGAGTTGAAAACTGTGACCAACAACCTGAAGTCACTGGAGGCCCAGGCTGAGAAG TACTCACAGAAGGAGGACAAGTATGAGGAGGAGATCAAGGTCCTCACTGATAAGCTGAAGGAG GCTGAGACTCGTGCTGAGTTCGCTGAGAGATCAGTAGCCAAGCTTGAGAAGACCATTGATGACTTGGAAG
- the tpm1 gene encoding tropomyosin alpha-1 chain isoform X13, whose protein sequence is MDAIKKKMQMLKLDKENALDRAEQAESDKKAAEDRSKQLEDEIREMEKKLRVTEDERDKVFEEFQTAEEKLLTAEEVATKLEDDLVALQKKLKGTEDELDKYSEALKDAQEKLELAEKKATDAEGDVASLNRRIQLVEEELDRAQERLATALTKLEEAEKAADESERGMKVIENRAMKDEEKMELQEIQLKEAKHIAEEADRKYEEVARKLVIIEGDLERTEERAELSEGKCSELEEELKTVTNNLKSLEAQAEKYSQKEDKYEEEIKVLTDKLKEAETRAEFAERSVAKLEKTIDDLEDELYAQKLKYKAISEELDHALNDMTSM, encoded by the exons ATGGATGCCATCAAGAAGAAGATGCAGATGCTCAAGCTCGACAAGGAGAATGCCTTGGACAGAGCTGAGCAGGCCGAGTCAGACAAGAAAGCAGCTGAGGACAGAAGCAAACAG TTAGAGGACGAAATAAGAGAGATGGAAAAGAAATTGCGTGTTACTGAAGACGAAAGAGATAAAGTGTTTGAGGAGTTCCAAACTGCTGAGGAAAAACTTCTGACTGCTGAGGAAGTCGCCACCAAG CTTGAGGACGATTTGGTAGCTCTGCAGAAGAAGCTGAAGGGAACTGAGGATGAGTTGGACAAGTACTCTGAGGCTCTTAAAGATGCCCAGGAGAAACTTGAGCTGGCTGAGAAGAAAGCCACCGAT GCTGAGGGAGATGTCGCTTCCCTTAACAGACGTATCCAGCTGGTTGAGGAGGAGTTGGATCGTGCTCAGGAGCGTCTTGCCACAGCTCTGACCAAGCTGGAGGAGGCTGAGAAGGCCGCAGATGAGAGCGAGAG AGGCATGAAGGTCATTGAGAACAGGGCCATGAAGGACGAGGAGAAGATGGAGCTGCAGGAGATCCAGCTCAAAGAGGCCAAACACATCGCTGAGGAGGCTGACCGCAAATATGAGGAG GTCGCCCGTAAGCTGGTCATCATTGAGGGTGATCTTGAGCGTACAGAGGAGCGCGCTGAGCTGTCAGAAGG CAAATGCTCTGAGCTTGAGGAAGAGTTGAAAACTGTGACCAACAACCTGAAGTCACTGGAGGCCCAGGCTGAGAAG TACTCACAGAAGGAGGACAAGTATGAGGAGGAGATCAAGGTCCTCACTGATAAGCTGAAGGAG GCTGAGACTCGTGCTGAGTTCGCTGAGAGATCAGTAGCCAAGCTTGAGAAGACCATTGATGACTTGGAAG ATGAGTTGTATGCCCAGAAACTGAAGTACAAGGCCATCAGCGAGGAGCTGGACCACGCCCTCAACGACATGACTTCCATGTAA
- the tpm1 gene encoding tropomyosin alpha-1 chain isoform X2, whose product MDAIKKKMQMLKLDKENALDRAEQAESDKKAAEDRSKQLEDEIREMEKKLRVTEDERDKVFEEFQTAEEKLLTAEEVATKAEGDVASLNRRIQLVEEELDRAQERLATALTKLEEAEKAADESERGMKVIENRAMKDEEKMELQEIQLKEAKHIAEEADRKYEEVARKLVIIEGDLERTEERAELSEGKCSELEEELKTVTNNLKSLEAQAEKYSQKEDKYEEEIKVLTDKLKEAETRAEFAERSVAKLEKTIDDLEDELYAQKLKYKAISEELDHALNDMTSISPLPATREKPPTQ is encoded by the exons ATGGATGCCATCAAGAAGAAGATGCAGATGCTCAAGCTCGACAAGGAGAATGCCTTGGACAGAGCTGAGCAGGCCGAGTCAGACAAGAAAGCAGCTGAGGACAGAAGCAAACAG TTAGAGGACGAAATAAGAGAGATGGAAAAGAAATTGCGTGTTACTGAAGACGAAAGAGATAAAGTGTTTGAGGAGTTCCAAACTGCTGAGGAAAAACTTCTGACTGCTGAGGAAGTCGCCACCAAG GCTGAGGGAGATGTCGCTTCCCTTAACAGACGTATCCAGCTGGTTGAGGAGGAGTTGGATCGTGCTCAGGAGCGTCTTGCCACAGCTCTGACCAAGCTGGAGGAGGCTGAGAAGGCCGCAGATGAGAGCGAGAG AGGCATGAAGGTCATTGAGAACAGGGCCATGAAGGACGAGGAGAAGATGGAGCTGCAGGAGATCCAGCTCAAAGAGGCCAAACACATCGCTGAGGAGGCTGACCGCAAATATGAGGAG GTCGCCCGTAAGCTGGTCATCATTGAGGGTGATCTTGAGCGTACAGAGGAGCGCGCTGAGCTGTCAGAAGG CAAATGCTCTGAGCTTGAGGAAGAGTTGAAAACTGTGACCAACAACCTGAAGTCACTGGAGGCCCAGGCTGAGAAG TACTCACAGAAGGAGGACAAGTATGAGGAGGAGATCAAGGTCCTCACTGATAAGCTGAAGGAG GCTGAGACTCGTGCTGAGTTCGCTGAGAGATCAGTAGCCAAGCTTGAGAAGACCATTGATGACTTGGAAG ATGAGTTGTATGCCCAGAAACTGAAGTACAAGGCCATCAGCGAGGAGCTGGACCACGCCCTCAACGACATGACTTCCAT
- the tpm1 gene encoding tropomyosin alpha-1 chain isoform X5 yields MDAIKKKMQMLKLDKENALDRAEQAESDKKAAEDRSKQLEDDLVALQKKLKGTEDELDKYSEALKDAQEKLELAEKKATDAEGDVASLNRRIQLVEEELDRAQERLATALTKLEEAEKAADESERGMKVIENRAMKDEEKMELQEIQLKEAKHIAEEADRKYEEVARKLVIIEGDLERTEERAELSEGKCSELEEELKTVTNNLKSLEAQAEKYSQKEDKYEEEIKVLTDKLKEAETRAEFAERSVAKLEKTIDDLEDELYAQKLKYKAISEELDHALNDMTSI; encoded by the exons ATGGATGCCATCAAGAAGAAGATGCAGATGCTCAAGCTCGACAAGGAGAATGCCTTGGACAGAGCTGAGCAGGCCGAGTCAGACAAGAAAGCAGCTGAGGACAGAAGCAAACAG CTTGAGGACGATTTGGTAGCTCTGCAGAAGAAGCTGAAGGGAACTGAGGATGAGTTGGACAAGTACTCTGAGGCTCTTAAAGATGCCCAGGAGAAACTTGAGCTGGCTGAGAAGAAAGCCACCGAT GCTGAGGGAGATGTCGCTTCCCTTAACAGACGTATCCAGCTGGTTGAGGAGGAGTTGGATCGTGCTCAGGAGCGTCTTGCCACAGCTCTGACCAAGCTGGAGGAGGCTGAGAAGGCCGCAGATGAGAGCGAGAG AGGCATGAAGGTCATTGAGAACAGGGCCATGAAGGACGAGGAGAAGATGGAGCTGCAGGAGATCCAGCTCAAAGAGGCCAAACACATCGCTGAGGAGGCTGACCGCAAATATGAGGAG GTCGCCCGTAAGCTGGTCATCATTGAGGGTGATCTTGAGCGTACAGAGGAGCGCGCTGAGCTGTCAGAAGG CAAATGCTCTGAGCTTGAGGAAGAGTTGAAAACTGTGACCAACAACCTGAAGTCACTGGAGGCCCAGGCTGAGAAG TACTCACAGAAGGAGGACAAGTATGAGGAGGAGATCAAGGTCCTCACTGATAAGCTGAAGGAG GCTGAGACTCGTGCTGAGTTCGCTGAGAGATCAGTAGCCAAGCTTGAGAAGACCATTGATGACTTGGAAG ATGAGTTGTATGCCCAGAAACTGAAGTACAAGGCCATCAGCGAGGAGCTGGACCACGCCCTCAACGACATGACTTCCAT ATAA
- the tpm1 gene encoding tropomyosin alpha-1 chain isoform X12, producing MDAIKKKMQMLKLDKENALDRAEQAESDKKAAEDRSKQLEDEIREMEKKLRVTEDERDKVFEEFQTAEEKLLTAEEVATKLEDDLVALQKKLKGTEDELDKYSEALKDAQEKLELAEKKATDAEGDVASLNRRIQLVEEELDRAQERLATALTKLEEAEKAADESERGMKVIENRAMKDEEKMELQEIQLKEAKHIAEEADRKYEEVARKLVIIEGDLERTEERAELSEGKCSELEEELKTVTNNLKSLEAQAEKYSQKEDKYEEEIKVLTDKLKEAETRAEFAERSVAKLEKTIDDLEEKLSHAKEENLDMHQMLDQTLMELNNL from the exons ATGGATGCCATCAAGAAGAAGATGCAGATGCTCAAGCTCGACAAGGAGAATGCCTTGGACAGAGCTGAGCAGGCCGAGTCAGACAAGAAAGCAGCTGAGGACAGAAGCAAACAG TTAGAGGACGAAATAAGAGAGATGGAAAAGAAATTGCGTGTTACTGAAGACGAAAGAGATAAAGTGTTTGAGGAGTTCCAAACTGCTGAGGAAAAACTTCTGACTGCTGAGGAAGTCGCCACCAAG CTTGAGGACGATTTGGTAGCTCTGCAGAAGAAGCTGAAGGGAACTGAGGATGAGTTGGACAAGTACTCTGAGGCTCTTAAAGATGCCCAGGAGAAACTTGAGCTGGCTGAGAAGAAAGCCACCGAT GCTGAGGGAGATGTCGCTTCCCTTAACAGACGTATCCAGCTGGTTGAGGAGGAGTTGGATCGTGCTCAGGAGCGTCTTGCCACAGCTCTGACCAAGCTGGAGGAGGCTGAGAAGGCCGCAGATGAGAGCGAGAG AGGCATGAAGGTCATTGAGAACAGGGCCATGAAGGACGAGGAGAAGATGGAGCTGCAGGAGATCCAGCTCAAAGAGGCCAAACACATCGCTGAGGAGGCTGACCGCAAATATGAGGAG GTCGCCCGTAAGCTGGTCATCATTGAGGGTGATCTTGAGCGTACAGAGGAGCGCGCTGAGCTGTCAGAAGG CAAATGCTCTGAGCTTGAGGAAGAGTTGAAAACTGTGACCAACAACCTGAAGTCACTGGAGGCCCAGGCTGAGAAG TACTCACAGAAGGAGGACAAGTATGAGGAGGAGATCAAGGTCCTCACTGATAAGCTGAAGGAG GCTGAGACTCGTGCTGAGTTCGCTGAGAGATCAGTAGCCAAGCTTGAGAAGACCATTGATGACTTGGAAG